The nucleotide window GAAGGCGTTCGGCCGGATGACAGAGATGATGCGGCCAGTAATCACTTTTCTGAATGAACTCGATGCGGACATTGACGAGCATACGCGTGAGCATAGCCCTCTCTTGGCGTATGTCATCAAAGCTGCCGCCGTGAAGTCAGAGGAGCTCACTGTTCGCTCTGCCTTTACTGCACCCGCGCGGGGGTCGCTCTCAAAAGAGCTAAGAACCGTAAAACTCCAGTATGCCAAGCCTGTCGATCAGGTCGAGTTCTTAATGAATGAGTTGGCCGTTAACACCGCGAAAGCTGTCGGCGAAAAAACATTCGAATTGATTTATCAGCGCATGGGGGGCAAATGACTGCCAGCTTCAAGAAAATTGACTACTCACTGAGACCCGCTAAGCATGCAGAGCGCCGAATGCTTTGCGACGTTTTTCGCAGACTCAGGCCTTTTGGTCGCGTAGAAGAATATGTCTATGTAGGTTTTGGCTCAGTCTGGTTTTCGGATTTCACTTTGGTTCATCGATCCCTTGGAATAAAGGACATGATTTCAATTGAGCAGGTAGAAACTGCCCAAGCTCGGATCGAAGATAACAAGCCCTTCCGGATTCCTGTGGACTACAGAAAGTCAAAGGAGGCGTTGCCCGATTTAGATTGGTCTAGAAAGCAGTTTCTTTGGCTGGATTATGACGATCAGCTTTCCACCGATATGTTGCAAGATTTACGTACCGTCGTGCGTCGGGCATCCTCCGGCACTGTCCTGTCAGTCTCTGTTCAATGCGCAAAGGCGTCTCAGACTACGGAAGCAGAAGAGGACAAAACCCCAGAGGCGCCAACTGCGCTAGAGCGCTTTGTCGCTGCATTTGGGCGCGCCCGTGTGCCTCCTGCTACCAAGCCAGATCAACTATTTGGTTGGCCATTCGGCGCGCTGTGTCGAGAAATGCTGCTGCAAGAAATAGACGCTGAAATAGCGATTCGGAATTCCGGCCACGCCTTGGCTGAAATGCGTTCTAAGCTCATATGCGAGTTCGAATATGAAGACGGAGCAAAGATGACAACAATAACCGTCATTTTTTATTCGCCTGAAGAAAAGAATCTTTTAGAACAGTGCCATTTCGAAGGACTCGACTTCCTCCCAGAGCCCATATCCGCAGTACGAATAAACGTGCCGAAGCTTACTGCCCGCGAATTTAAAAAACTCGAAAGCCAGCTACCGCTAGCGCAGGGAAGCGAACTTGTCCTCGGAACCATTCCAGTGAGCGAGGCTCGCCAATTCGCAAAAATGTATCGTTACCTCCCTAATTTCGCAGTGCTCGAAGGTTGATTTTTCGCAAAACATGCGCTTACCGATCGACAGGACGTTCAAAAGTAGATACGCTCTGATGTTCTCACCTCATTACGTGTTAGATGAAAAAGAAGCTAAAAATTGTCGACTTGTTTGCCGGTGCCGGCGGCTTCTCATTAGGCGCTGCACGCGCAGGAATGGAAGTTGTCAGCTCAGTGGAGATAGATCCATACGCGAATGAAACACATGGCCGGAATTTCCCTAATACGCGCCATCTGGGTATCGATATATCAACACTTAAAGGTAGCGACTTACTTGCGCAGAGTGGCCTAAACTCCGGAGAGTTAGATGGCCTCATTGGTGGACCGCCCTGTCAAGGATTTAGTGACATGGGTAGACGTGATCCCAAAGACCGGCGTAACTCGCTATTTGGGCACTACATTCGTCTAGTTGCCGAGACCCGTCCACGCTTCTTTGTTGCCGAAAATGTGCCTGGTATTCTGCAAGAGCGAAACGGCGATATTTTGAAGAGCGCGCTCAATCTGCTGCCCAAACACTACGTACTATTACCTGCAACAAAAGTCTGCGCAACAGATTTCGGCGCAGCAACCACGCGAACGCGCGTTTTCTTCGTAGGCTTTGACCCAAGGCGTTGTGGTGAATTAAATTTGGACATATTTAATAGTCTGCCTAATTTGCAAAAGACCACTGTTAAAGATGCTTTAGTGGGCCTACCAGAGGAGATTGACCAGTCGTGGCAATCAGAGTTCAGTAGTTGGCAACCAGTGGGGCAGCTCTCTGATTCGTATTTCAACAAAAGAGCTCAGTCGAACATCCCCAAAGGGGTTGGCGATCAATTTGCACTTGACGCATTTTTCCAATCTGGGCATACATCTGGCTGCTTTGGAACGGTTCATACCGCGGAAGTGGCAGCACGATACAAAAACCTCAAGCCACGGCAGCAAGATCCCATATCAAAGGCCACGCGACTAGACTTCTCATGGTTCTGTCCAACATTGAGAGCAGGAACTGGGAGTGACAAAGGTAGCTATCAAGCTGTTAGACCTATCCATCCGACAAAGGCACGCGTGATTACTCCACGCGAGGCCGCAAGACTTCAAGGTTTTCCAGATTGGTTCTTGTTGCATCCTACGAAATGGCATAGTTTTCGCCAGTTGGGGAACAGCGTATCTCCAATTGTTGCTGAGAAGATCTTGTCCTCAATTTCTGCGCGACTCGTTTAACTATTTACTGACGGCCCGGTAAAAATTTCTGACCGCGTTGCTGTGTAAGTTACCGTCATCGCCGCACCATATTTGGTACTTAAATCTCAGGCGCACAATCTATCGTTCAAAGGACCATGGATGCGCCGTCGCCACTTCCGAAACTGAGGACGCAGCCGCACCACAAGGTGTCTACCGCGCAGCTACGGGCTGCGATGGCGGGGCTGATGATGAGTTTTGAGGCCAAGCCGATCTGGAGTTGGCAGTGGCGGCAAACCAAATTGCTACTAAATTAGTAGCTGCTTGCGTATATTTCACCAGGGCTACGGGCCAATTTGACTCATAAAACTGGCGTTTGCATACCCCTCACGCTGGCGGCAAATTTCAAGGACTTTCGCCCCGCCCCAACTTCGCCAACATCTCCGCCATCCGCTTCTCCCGGGTTTCCGGCCGCTTGGCGCTGTGCAGCCGGTGGTAGATGGTGAACAGGCTCTGGCGTTTGAGCGTGGCGTAGAAAGCGTGGGCAGCGGGGTCTTGTTGCAGCGCTGCCAAGAAGTCTTCAGGTATCACCATGGTGGCGCTACCGGCGTAGGCGGTGGCCCAGCGCCCGTCGCTGCGCGCGGCCTCTACCTGCGCCAGGCCGGCGGCTTGCATGTGCCCTTGCGCTATCAGCCGCTCGGCATGCTGCACGTTTTTCTGCGACCAGTTGGAGCGCGCGCGGCGTGGCGTCAGGCGCTGCAAAAACGAGGTGTCGTCCAAGGCGTTGCGCACG belongs to Rhodoferax saidenbachensis and includes:
- a CDS encoding O-methyltransferase — protein: MTASFKKIDYSLRPAKHAERRMLCDVFRRLRPFGRVEEYVYVGFGSVWFSDFTLVHRSLGIKDMISIEQVETAQARIEDNKPFRIPVDYRKSKEALPDLDWSRKQFLWLDYDDQLSTDMLQDLRTVVRRASSGTVLSVSVQCAKASQTTEAEEDKTPEAPTALERFVAAFGRARVPPATKPDQLFGWPFGALCREMLLQEIDAEIAIRNSGHALAEMRSKLICEFEYEDGAKMTTITVIFYSPEEKNLLEQCHFEGLDFLPEPISAVRINVPKLTAREFKKLESQLPLAQGSELVLGTIPVSEARQFAKMYRYLPNFAVLEG
- a CDS encoding DNA cytosine methyltransferase, translating into MKKKLKIVDLFAGAGGFSLGAARAGMEVVSSVEIDPYANETHGRNFPNTRHLGIDISTLKGSDLLAQSGLNSGELDGLIGGPPCQGFSDMGRRDPKDRRNSLFGHYIRLVAETRPRFFVAENVPGILQERNGDILKSALNLLPKHYVLLPATKVCATDFGAATTRTRVFFVGFDPRRCGELNLDIFNSLPNLQKTTVKDALVGLPEEIDQSWQSEFSSWQPVGQLSDSYFNKRAQSNIPKGVGDQFALDAFFQSGHTSGCFGTVHTAEVAARYKNLKPRQQDPISKATRLDFSWFCPTLRAGTGSDKGSYQAVRPIHPTKARVITPREAARLQGFPDWFLLHPTKWHSFRQLGNSVSPIVAEKILSSISARLV
- a CDS encoding YdeI/OmpD-associated family protein, whose protein sequence is MSDKARHTFETPEQLHAWLRVHHASETELWVRIYKKATGQPSVTWDDCVVAAICWGWIDGVRNALDDTSFLQRLTPRRARSNWSQKNVQHAERLIAQGHMQAAGLAQVEAARSDGRWATAYAGSATMVIPEDFLAALQQDPAAHAFYATLKRQSLFTIYHRLHSAKRPETREKRMAEMLAKLGRGESP